One Brassica napus cultivar Da-Ae chromosome A1, Da-Ae, whole genome shotgun sequence genomic region harbors:
- the LOC106435636 gene encoding peroxidase 27 → MVASKRLVVSCFLLVLLLAEANAQGLKVGFYSKTCPHAEGIVRKVVFAAMKKAPTLGAPLLRMFFHDCFVRGCDGSVLLDSSNNQAEKNAVPNLSLRGFGIIDDSKAALEKVCPGIVSCSDILALIARDAMVALEGPSWEVETGRRDGRVSNINEVNLPSPFDNIAKLIIDFRTKGLSEKDLVILSGGHTIGMGHCPLMTNRLYNFTGRGDSDPSLDSEYAANLRKKCKPTDTTTALEMDPGSFKTFDVSYFKLVAKRRGLFQSDAALLDNSKTRAYVLQQARGSTFFHDFGVSMVKMGRIGVLTGRTGEIRKMCRVPN, encoded by the exons atggttgcATCGAAGCGACTAGTGGTCTCTTGCTTTCTCTTAGTGTTGTTGCTAGCTGAGGCCAATGCACAAGGCTTGAAAGTAGGCTTCTACAGCAAAACATGCCCACATGCCGAGGGTATAGTTAGAAAGGTCGTGTTTGCTGCCATGAAGAAAGCTCCTACACTTGGTGCTCCTTTGCTCAGAATGTTCTTCCACGACTGCTTCGTTAGG GGTTGTGATGGATCAGTTTTGTTAGATTCATCGAACAATCAAGCCGAGAAAAATGCGGTTCCTAACCTAAGCCTTCGAGGGTTTGGCATCATAGACGATTCCAAGGCGGCTTTAGAAAAAGTGTGTCCGGGAATAGTTTCATGCTCTGATATCTTAGCCCTTATCGCTAGGGACGCAATGGTTGCA ctTGAAGGACCGTCATGGGAAGTTGAAACGGGAAGAAGAGACGGTAGGGTTTCTAATATCAATGAGGTCAACTTGCCATCACCTTTTGATAACATCGCCAAGCTTATCATTGATTTTCGCACAAAGGGACTCAGCGAGAAAGATTTGGTCATCCTTTCAG gTGGACACACTATTGGGATGGGACATTGTCCTCTAATGACAAACCGTCTTTACAACTTCACCGGGAGAGGAGACAGCGACCCGAGTTTGGACTCAGAGTACGCAGCTAACCTCAGGAAGAAATGCAAGCCAACAGATACAACGACGGCTCTAGAGATGGATCCAGGAAGTTTCAAGACATTCGACGTGAGCTACTTCAAGTTAGTGGCTAAGAGAAGAGGGCTTTTCCAGTCGGATGCTGCTCTATTGGACAACTCAAAGACTAGGGCTTATGTCTTGCAGCAGGCACGTGGGTCAACCTTCTTTCATGACTTTGGTGTCTCAATGGTGAAAATGGGTCGGATCGGGGTTCTTACTGGTCGTACCGGGGAGATCCGCAAGATGTGTCGTGTTCCTAACTAA
- the LOC125587409 gene encoding starch synthase 2, chloroplastic/amyloplastic-like, whose amino-acid sequence MVVVPRYAEYEEAKDVGVRKRYEVAGQDMEVMYFHGVDFVFIDSPVFRHLSNNIYGGNRLGRGPVHDFSYVDLPGHYLDSFKLYDPVGREHFNIFAAGLKAADRVHTVSHGYSWEVKTLEGGWGLHNIISENDWKFRGIVKSFKIYRTSIEEFSINFSTNIKI is encoded by the exons ATG GTTGTGGTTCCTCGGTATGCAGAGTATGAAGAAGCTAAAGATGTAGGGGTACGGAAGAGATATGAGGTGGCTGGGCAG GATATGGAAGTAATGTACTTCCATGGTGtggattttgttttcattgatagTCCTGTGTTCCGGCATCTCAGTAATAACATTTACGGTGGAAACAGACTC GGTCGAGGACCGGTACATGATTTCTCATACGTGGATCTACCGGGGCATTACTTGGACAGCTTCAAGCTGTACGACCCTGTCGGAAGAGAGCACTTCAACATCTTCGCGGCTGGTCTCAAAGCTGCGGATAGAGTTCACACCGTTAGCCATGGATACTCCTGGGAGGTTAAGACCTTAGAAGGAGGCTGGGGTCTTCACAACATCATAAGCGAAAATGACTGGAAGTTTAGAGGGATCGTGAAGAGTTTTAAGATATATAGGACTTCCATCGAAGAGTTCTCAATAAATTTCtcgacaaacattaaaatataa
- the LOC125579161 gene encoding starch synthase 2, chloroplastic/amyloplastic-like: protein MMSQDVQLVMLGSGRPDLEEVLRRMEYQYRDKARGWVGFSVRTAHRITAGADVLLMPSRFEPCGLNQLYAMMYGTVPVVHAVGGLTDSCFGKLEYKESWEGLQRRGMTQDLSWDNAAENYEEVLVAAKYQW, encoded by the exons ATGATGAGCCAGGATGTTCAGCTGGTTATGTTAGGCTCAGGGAGACCTGATCTTGAAGAGGTCCTCAGACGAATGGAGTATCAGTACAGGGACAAAGCACGAGGATGGGTTGGTTTCTCGGTTAGAACAGCTCACAGGATAACAGCTGGTGCTGACGTTCTGCTTATGCCTTCGAGGTTCGAACCGTGCGGTTTAAACCAGCTTTACGCGATGATGTATGGAACCGTTCCGGTGGTCCATGCGGTGGGAGGGTTGACTGATTCATGCTTTGGGAAACT AGAGTATAAGGAGAGCTGGGAAGGGCTTCAGAGAAGAGGGATGACTCAAGATTTGAGTTGGGATAATGCTGCTGAGAATTATGAAGAAGTTCTTGTTGCTGCTAAGTATCAATGGTGA